The Vitis vinifera cultivar Pinot Noir 40024 chromosome 18, ASM3070453v1 region TATCTTTACAATCTCTAAGAAAGCCATTCTAATTGGATTTTGACCTAGGTTCTTCTGAAAGCATTTCACTAAATGAATCTTTATGCGATGCTGGATTAGAGAAGCTGGACAATGAGCTGCTTTGGTCCTTAAGACAAGTACAACTTCAAAGTTTGGGGATGTATGCACTATTTCTATGAGTTCATGCCTCATAGTGCCAATTTGACTCTTGAGACACCTCCTTGTCAAGATGATCCAATTGACAGAACTTCCATCCATAACCTAAGCGATTTCAGGTTTATTTCTCAACTCTCAACCTTTTGGTTTGAATGTGGTTCTGCTTGCAAGTCCATTCTATCTACGACTAGCCCTCAGTTAGTGCTTATGCAAGTTCTTGAAATTTTGtacattattttggaaaaatggcTCTACACTAGAAGCTGATACTATCTATCCCTTCTTGTAAGAAAGGCAGGAAGAAGTTCCATATGACAGAAGGACGATCAAATAAGATTCATATCATGGAAGAAAGATGATTGAATCTAAAACAGTAGCTGAAACTTGATTTGGTGTTTCTATTGTCAGGTCTTGAGAAGGTTACAGTTCAATCTGAgttaaaaattctttataaataGAAAGAAAGTAGATGAAATAGGAAAatctacaaaacatcaaagtagcaaacaggaaaaaaaatcaacaggTTTATCATTTTCACTTATGACATTGAAGAAATAGTTAATACCAATATGAAGAATTCACACAGAATATGCTGTTTGTGCACCAGCAACAGAACATGTTTctgaaaaacaataaaaggaCAGCCTTCCAAGGGAGTAATAATAAAGATGTGATTTCAATTTGTGTAAATATCTATGAGGAAATGGAATACTAGCATACCTACAAAAACTTGTGATTGCAGCTATATAAGCTAAACTAATTTTACTGTGCTAAAAATTGAATTGTGATACATGTTCTTCTATACTCACAATTCAAATTCTTTATGCAATCAAATTATGCATAATCAAGACTTGGTTACAAGACCTATGTTGTAGAACTAAGTTCAATGCTCTCTATAAACCATAACAAGCACATTTTTACCCATACTATGTgagaaataataatatgaacaatatgaatgattttttgaCATGGTTAATATGATGAGTAACTAAGAAAAACTGACAATGAAACTCCACAAGTTCTGgtaaagtgaataaaaaattgaaatttcatgcagaaaaaaaaatgttcatattttccaataaacaaataatcaatCAAGGCAATAATTTGAATATAATAGATAAGGCAAAAGACTAAAATATCACAAGCCTGAAAAAGGAAAGTAAATATCCTAACATCAGGACAGAGAATAATATCAGAATTGATGAGTGACATCTTGCTAGTTGTGACAAGGCAGCTACCTTATATCCACAGCTGCATGGTAGATTCCTGGAGTGTCTAGGTTTGACAGTTGATGGTTCTGAAAGTACTAAGGATGTAATTGTTTTGTTCAACCTCTCACAAAGCACTTTGCATTGTTCTTGAATAAGAGAGTTGTTCCCAGGAAAAGTCCTATTGCCATCAATGCTCACAGAGAAATGATTTTCCAAAGTTGAGAGAAGAGTTGTACCAATCTCACTTGTGCTAGAaagcaattttgaagttgaagaTTCATCATCAGGTACAAAACTCTGTTCATGACACAAAAAGAACAGATGGCAActgttattttattgaatgctTCTTAGCAAGTAAATGTTAGAGACAAATTTAAGAATCAGGATTCACCTGCATGATTGACATAACATCCTTATATATTTCTTTGCAATTTGCCACAGACTCACACAACCTATGAGGAATTTCTCGAATTAGTTGTGCTTCTCTTTGAAGTTCAGATATTTCCCCTGTTAATTGCTTGTTCAATAGTATTTGTTCCATGTGGTTTCTCTGTGAAACATATGCATCGATGTGCAAAGTAATAATTATGCATGGGAAGTATAAAACAAGGATAAACAGAATGATCACAAGCAATGAAAACAAGCCAAAAgacaatataaaaattttaaccaCTAACATCTGttctatatattaaaatgagTTAGAGTAAAATAAGTGTATGATGCAGAGAAGTAATAGTCTAAGCAAGGTTTTAGAACTGTGAAGATGAGGAGAACCATCTTTGATGTGCATATAGTAGAGCTGAAGAATTGAAGCATACTTTAATTTGAGGTAAGTGGCATATAACATGTTATCTTTCATAGTTGGAAATGTACTACGACTACACCCATTTCTCTCTTGAGACCATTTAGCACTGCACCAAACTTCTTTTTCATACTTTTTGAGGTGTGGTAAGTAGACATCACCTTGTGACTGACTATATAACAAGAGACGGGAGTTTGTTTCCAACTAGCTATGTGGTGTCTAATGTAGGCACTTCAAACAAAAGTGCGATATAAACATAAACTTGGATGTGAGTTTCATGTTGTTTCCATCAAGCTATGTGGTGTTTGATGTAGGGACTTCAAACAAAAGTGCAATATAAACATAAACTTAGATGCAAGGCATCATGTTGAGATCGTTTTCAACACAATAATTTATGCGTTTagaaatattagtttttaaGCAGAAGTAATCATTGTTGATATGTGATTGAATTCATATAGAGGAATTGTAttttaaacatgattttttaaataaagataattttgacattttttaaaattctaattaaaCACCTGTATCGCATTTGAGGAAAAAGCTTGGGTCTTTCCACTTCTCTAAGAGGGCTCAAGCTTGAGAGATTTATCTAAACAACCTTTAAAGTTGTGTTTAACATTGAAACATTGTTTCTATTGCATAATGTATCCTTccatatatgatatgatttcaCCTATGTTGCATGGGTTTGGGTGCATGTATACGTTTGGGTGTCTAATGCTTCTGGATTTTAGGATAGGAGGGCTCGATTCCAAAGAATTTCAATAATGGTTATAGATACTCGGggtaaaacataataaatgaaaagaaaaaagagagaaatatcaattaaaaatgaataaaagcaAAGATATCCTTGATAAaagctttctttttttttctcttatttatcCTTATCTTTTCTTTCCTATTCGTAAAtattctcataatttttttttaaagtaagctcccttttttttaggaaaatgcTAATTGCATTGCtacttttattctcatttttaacAACTTGCTAGGTGGTAGATTGGAATTGGATGTCTTTTGGGTTCAATAATATTAACTACTTTATATTACATCTGATAACTACTCCAAAGCAAATGATAGTAAAAGTGATGGTGCATGCTATCCCTTTATTTAATGTAACTATTTGttaagttgaaagaaaaaagaaatcaactAGAAAATCTCAACCTCAATGAAAAAGCAAAATAAACATATCTGACAAGAATCCTATGCCCTCACCCATATCATGTTACATCAACATGAATACACTAGGCGAAGTTGAAGTGTCTTAGAACCATGCAACACAATAACTTAAATGCAACACTTTATGcatttaaaactttgaaaaatattaaagaacaagtgaaaatatattaacataCAAACCTCAAGTTGATCTTTCTCTTCAATGGCAAGTTCTAATTGTCTCTTGAGAACTTGAACCtcttgtttgtaattttcttttgagcAACCCTGGAAAAATCACATTAAATTCATgcatatcaaaataaatatacgcaattattttaaatttgcggcatataaaattaaatttatggtaaGGAATCCtatcataaaataattgttCCACTACATGATCTGATCCTTGAActagagaaaaacaaaataagaaaataaaaaactgccTACAGCAAGAACTACtgaacaataaaataaaaaaattacctcCAACAAAATAGGAGTATCAGCACAACCAGTAGCTGAGCCACATGTTGCCTAAGGGGTAAGTGCCCCCTTGAAATTTGGAAAAGGTTTTAGGAATTTGAACCCTTTTCCAAGGATTTGCTTCCACTCCATTGTTGCAACCACGCTACATGAccattttgtcttcttttttttttttttttttggccccCTTGAAATAAATTCCCATATCTTTCCCCCCCTCAGCTTATTTTTAAGCACAATATAGGTATGGATCAATGGAACCATCAATCTTTCCCATTATAATGAGTTTTGAACAATGCCAAATATTTGGGGTCTGTGCCATATAATTTTATTGTGTGATTTaactcaatttttcattttattgaaataataaatagctACTAAATCTAGTTCAGAAAAAAGAAGCATTAACAGTAACAAATAATGTTTTGTAGCATGAAAGAGAACGCAAAGAAAAACTTACAGGGGTTGCCTCACTTGTTGGAAAGGATTGGACTCTTCTTGCTGGAGTTATTTGAAGTGAATCCAGGTCAGCAACATAACCTTTGTTCATCTTCAGCCATGTATCTTCATCAGCCACATTGCTAATAGCATCTGGAAGAGGGCTGTAATCAGGTAGCCTAGAATAATTTGATCGTTTGACAACAAAGGCATTGGGAACTGCCTTAAAACAAGGAGTACTAAAACCATCTCCATGACCTGTACTATGACTGTCAATGGATTCTTCCTTAAGGCTTTGTCTTGCAGAGTCCTGTCGCAACCAGTAGACAATTTAAATTCTGATTAGCTATCCCAAGAGATGTGGATAGAATTCCCATACATATAGATGACAAAAGAAaagtcaaataaaaataatggtgCAATAGAagaatgaatttaaattaaaaatgtatattaCTCAACTTATTTCAGTTGTCATTttagtgaaaaataataagcaCTGGTGGACTCTTTCCATGAGATGGGGGACAAAAACCTCAAGTTTTCTAATTGCCACATCTCAACATTCTCAATTTTGCAACAAGGCTAAAGTTTAAGGATCTAGGCTATCTTCTTAGGTGTTCTCTTTAAAATAAGCCCACCATTGCACAAAACTTTTCTAGCAACCTAAATTTAGTCAGCATCTGATATGCAGCATGTCAACTTGACAACATCACCTCATCAACAGCGTATATATTTGTCTATATGAATGTCCAAATCTGCTATAATAGAGAATAAATTAAAAGGGCAAACATTTTTGAGTGAAATCTGGAGACATGAAATAGAGATGGGCACAGTCCAATGACTTGCAAGGGTTCACCAGGGTGATTCATAGAAAATATATGCACCTTAAAATAGAGCagaatggaaaaaaagaaaacctacACTCAAAAGTTAACAATTGGGATAAGGCTTAACTAAGTTGAGGGGTAACCAAATGTTAAGAAAATGGATATTAGCACTGTTCTGTTGGCACAACATTAAGCAATCAGAATGGGAACAGAGCAAATACTTTAGTCAtcatctaaagaaaaataaaccatGGCAAAAGGTCCAAAAGTTGACATTGGTATTGCATTGCTCTACCTGACTAGATTTCCTATCGCAATCTGACAAAGTGACTAGACTACTGAGATTGTCAATTTTCATCTGCTGTTCCCTAATCCATTGATCTCGTTCTTTGTGGGATTTCCTCTCCTCTTCCAGTTCTGTTGCAAGCTTCTCATGCTCCAGTTCATACTGATGAACAGAAATGAGCAAATAAATGCAGGCAATGAGAAAGATTACATGTAAGTTGCTTAGGATGCAACATAAGCCCCAATTTCTGCTGAAGGGGAAAAAACAACAATCTACCTTGAGCATATCATTTCGAAGTTTCAAAATCTCTTGCTCTAGCACCTCAGCATGGGATCCCTAAACAGAAAAATATGCTATGTTTACTTGGTTCTGAACTTCTTTGACATGAGAATAAAGACAATAAACCATGTAATCATTACCTGAAGTTTTTTACGTAGTTCCTCTATCTCTAGTTTTTGCCGCTTCAGTAATGCTGCATCTGTCAAAATCTATGACATTCAACCACAATTAGATGcatgaaaaattgaatggaaAGGTGAAAGAAATTGGTCTCTGAAGTTTTAAGTAACTGTCATTGCCTTAGAGAAGAGAAGATGGTCAACTAATGATGCAGTACTATACTTACACCTAATACCACTCCTGGTGATACTAGAGGGATGGATTTCAAAGGCAAAATAAATGCTAAAAATATTCACTTAAAAGTGAAAGTGAAAATGCAGAGAATAATGAACAGACCTCATTCACTTGAGCACAATTGGTAATGCGCTTGGCTCTGCTAGCAAACTGGAGGGTTCCCTTGGTTTCCTCAATGTGAACCTAAATATAAATCATGTACtataaataagccaaaatgttGGAACTAATCTAAGAAgcagaaaaataaagagaagaataaaattgaaagaCTACCTCTTCTGGTGCTACAGTGCAAATTATAGAAGTTTTGGCATTACCACCAAGTGCAGGTTGAAGTATGCGAGTTAGCTTACTATCTCGATAAGGAATATGTCCCCTGCATTAGTAATTAATTCCATTAGAACATGGTTGTTTTATCAAATTGAGTTGATCAACTACAGAAGAGATAGATACCTTTGCTTTGCACCATCACTCAATTTGTTAATTACATTACCAAGAACCATTAAGCTCTTGTTAATGTGCTTTCCTTCCTTTAAACGAACTCCACCTGCTCCAGTTTTTGCAATTCGTTCAGACCCAGCTAAATCTACCAAGTTCTGGTTCcagatagaaaataaaagagatgaCCCAGAGACAAAAGTAAGaagaatcaaatattaaatgaaTTGATACCAACTAAAACATGAAATAATGAATTagaattgacaaaaaaataaataaataaaacaattcaaATGCTAATGCTCCTTTGAAGTAGCACTAAGGAACAGGAACAAACCAAAACCGAGACACGGACTGCATCTGTACTTGAATAATCACTGGAATAATTGGAATCCTTTTCCTTGCTTTCAATAACCTGGTTGTATGCAAAGagaaaatcataataataagaTATTTTGAAGGAATTGTGAGCAAAACTGCATCCTTTTGAAAATGATAAGAACATACCATTCTAAATATGGTGTGAGACCTACTACTTCGAGCATTCATGTTTGTCTCACCGAAATGCCTATTAACTGAAAGAAGTAGTTTTTGAAATATATGTAAACAGTAATAGATATTTAATTGAAAGAATCCAAGAGAAGTCTAAAGGCTACTTGCAATAGGTCCAAACCTTCTCCAGATTCAATGATCTTTAGCACTTGCTCAGCACCATTTACAATTTCTTCCCTAAGGCCTGCAACAAATACGCCGTTCTAAAAAAGAGAAACACCTAGGAATATCAGTGATTAAACACATTCTAGTGAAAAGTACTTAAGAAGAGTTCAGTTTTCATCTATAACTGACCTCCAGACTCTCGTGAATTTGTAATTTCTGGTTCTCTACTGCAAGAAGATCATTGATTTCTTCATTATAAATTTCCATGTAGGAAACTCGAATCAGAAACTCTCGATCAGCTGTCTGAGAAAGTAAGAATATAAACATTAAAATGGATAAATAAGAAACCCCTAATTGATTTAAGTAACAATAGCCATGGTAACGTTTGCAACAAAAACAATAAGTAATACCATCTGAATTCTTCTAAATACATCTTTGACAGCCAGATGAATGATTCCTGGATCAGATTCAGAGCCATTCATGGTGTAAGTCTTGCCACTGCTGGTCTGTCCATAGGCAAATGCAGTTCCTGAAAATACCACAAAGATCAACCTCAACATCAACATCAAGTTGATCACTAATCTTGATCTGGCATGTTCAAATGAATGAATCAAATCGATTAGACGAAAAACGCAAGTCAACGAGTCTCATTGAGCAAGGCGGTTCTGTTTTCTTGGACAAAAGATGAAAAGGTGAAACTCAATATCTTAATTCTTGTGTTGTTAAAAAATTTCTGAGAAACCAAGCAGAGCATAAACATGAatcaggaaataaaaaataaaaaataaaaaaagaaaaggaaaaggaaaaggaaaagcacACCGTTAAAACCCTCCACAGCGGCATGGATGATATCCTTAATAAGAAGCTCGTAAACCCTAGCATTGGCGCAACTTTGGTCGAACACATGGTCTGCACAACCGCATTGAACAAAATTGAGAAGGCGATCttaagaaggaaagaaataaatgcacaaaaatagagagagaaacggATACCGAAAGCGTGAGAAACACCAGAGATGGGAGTTCCGAGAGTTTTGTGGAGAGAAATGCGATTGTCTTCGACTCTCCAGTAGGTAGAGCTTGAGGTTTCCTGGGCGACAGGAGGCCGCACCCGAACTGCTACACAGATCTTCTCCATATTGTCTTCCTGCCTCCCTCTCTGATCTGTTTTGAATCATCGTCAAAGGCGGGCTCTCCCcaaacaaaaattgattttgaaatgtGCAGATTTACGAAATTGCCCTCACGCTCTCTCATGACCGTTGGGATCCGTGTATCACAGGTTCACAATTTATCAAACAAGGTAACatcttaaaatttgaaatttaatcagAAAATTATTCTTCAAACATTCTATACTTTTCCATGCAATGatataatattaagtattaaaaaatgtagGTAAcctttttttatgaaaaataatgatataatttgaaaattcataaaattttaacgGGTTAGGACGATGTGTAATGTGTATTTCGTACTGTAATAGTATTGGTCTACATAACTCGTTTAATAAACAATCCTATCCGACCcgtttaacttatttatttggTCATATTAGAATATCTTTTATGACATGTTTAACATGTATAAATTTATTAACTGtatacatttaaaatttatcaaaacttaaaaatatatattttaattgtaaatattatataattttaaattttgaataattaaaattctatACATTTTATTCTAAGAATTTAtagtatttataattaaaataataggtaaatataaaattaaaatagttaaaattaaaacttgaaatttaaaacaactaaaaggtATTTTAAAGTAAggcttttataaattttaaataggttaaataatgttaaaattgTGCTAAGGGTTTTAATAGGTTGAAATTACATTTGACGGGTTATCAATGTAAATTCATACCTAATTTAACTTAATCCATTTATTATGAGGGTTAAACGAATTGTATGAGTCGTGTTTACTAATAATCATTCTGACACAGTTATTAAACAAGCCGAATTtgaatttagtaaatttttacTATTTCTTAATTCAATATAACAACAATGGATACAATATATTATCACCAATAGAAAAGAATAACAaataatatatgttttatttttaaaattttaacataaaaataaaatattttaaaggaaattatatatatatacatatatataattctgaaatatagaataatatttataattcgAAATAATCATGACTACTATGgaaaaatatttagtaaattcaaggtataaaaatgggtaaaataatattaaaaatgattttttttttataaaaaaaaaaaacattaagtgGGAAATAGTAAACTATTGCaggatttttttataagagtacggtaattttaaaaaataattcttaaattaccgtaatgagaaaaataattccaaatttacGGTAGTTTTTGCTAGGTAGGAGAgagggatatatatatatatatttttaaatagtatcttcaaaagacgatttaagacatttttttaaataaaaaaaatcgtttttctaaattactaaaaatgagaaatcatctctaaaagagacgatttccaccaatatatatatatatatataattaggcAATTCGAAATCGTCTATTCAAAAGAcaatttccacaaaaaaaaaatacaatttaatataaaaatatattacaaatccaatttggaattaaaaaattaattatactcatacaattattataaatatatattaaaaaattaaataattttatttgctaaatttaatataagataaataatatttatcttttttttttctttcactatgcaattaaaaaaaaaactattatcaatttatgtgaaaaaaatgagtttaaaaaaacaaatttgttatttatttattaaataattatttacaaaataaataattttgttttgttttaatttttaaattaattttattatataaattttaatattaaaaatattactttttaagttaaaatttcacTATAAGAGAATTTAACTTACCACAAGGCCTCCACTACACGCTTCATTTCCCCAATTCTAACAATACAGTAAACCCATAGCCTATAGGAGAATCTTACCTATTACATTTCATCACTTCACACACTATTATACTACAATTGCACTCAACTAATTTGAAAACCATGTCATTTCCCTAATTCCAACAATGTACTACACTCATAGCCCATAGGAGAATCTTACCTATTGTACTCCATCATTTCACACACTATATTACACTACAATTGCACTCAACCAATATGAAGACATGTTGTCATTTATTCTTAAATGCCGAAATATTCCACCAATTTAATACTCCACTAATTTGATTGTTTCATGTCATTTCTTCTTAAACATTCAAACGTTCACCATTTATCCTACACACTACACTCATCCTACCTTTTTTCAACTTCTCTTATAATATAAATCAGCTTCAaacttttttattctcattttcctCTTCTTCCCTATTTGAAACTTGGTTTTTCACTTACGAGTTTTTCACCTTCCATCACTTCTATCTAtatctctcatttttctttggAAAAACTTCTTAGCAtatcttatttcttttcttcgACACTCGCGCTGCTTATAAagtaatatttttgttttatttttatttcaagctATTTTGTAATGtatggtttttattattatataaatttttaaatttatttggattatgtaatatttgtttgaataatatttattgaaaattattattttaaatagattaaatcattcaaaaaaataaaataaaagttatattattttattcctaggtaatatttttgtctttgtttcatatttattgtGTAATGCATGAtagatatttgttgttatatatatttttttaatttattagatgaatggtaatttttttagaatattatttattgtaaaTTATCATTATATAGAGATAAATGAATTGAATCATTCAAgtgatattagtttatttaattaatatgaaatcaTAGGATTATTGTTTATGTTTAtcaatcaaataatatattttataaaatattaaaattaaaaattaaaaataaaataaaatattagtaaaatgagaatgaaaaataataataatagaataattatatatttatatattttgcataatatatgatttaaaaaatattaaaatctaaaaaatagaaaaacaacattatccgaaattatgaatttatcctatatatttttttaaagtaatattaatcttaaatcattgaaaaatttgttgtaaaacaatgagatgtaaaaataaaaatataaataaaagtagaaataaaactaaaatgttatttgatttatttaaatggatatttaaatgtgtatatatataattgtgtaTCGTATAAAATAGTAACCATGAgtattaaatgtatataatatatatttaaatattaaatatatataatatgtaaatttacatttaaaatgttatattatatacatttaaatatccatttttaaaaataaaagaaagatatagttgtaaaatgttagaatatataataaaataaaataaaaatgaatttagtaATGGTtgttagtattaaattattttttgcatataatattatttaaaaaatattaaaatataagaaatataaataaaacatctgaaattatgaatttatcttatatatttttaaaaaattaatattagtcttaaattgttgaaaaaattcttataagaTATTAAgtgttatttgatttatttaaatggatattttaatgtatattatatatatatatatatatatatatatatatatatatatatatatatatataaaagtaattgtgtataatataaaatagtaacctgagtattaaatgtatataatatgtaaatttacatttaaaatattatattatatacatttaaatatccattttaaaaggaaaagaaatatatagttgtaaaattttagaatatataataaaataaaataaatgaatttagtAATGGTtgttagtattaaattatttttttcacataatattatttaaaaatattaaaatataagaaatataaatagaatattatccgaaattatgaatttatcttatatatttaaaaaaaattaatattagtcttaaattgttgaaaaaattcttataagaTATTGAGagctcaaaataaaaatataaataaaagtaaaaataaaactaaaatgttatttgatttatttaaatgaatattttaatgtatataatataacaataaaaatagtaGTTGTGtattcttatttttgaaaaatatgacttttaaaaaatagatttagtaATGGACAATGCATTATgatattagtaaaataaattttcaaaatacatattttatatcaatcaTTATCATAAAGTTTATTAATGATGATACTTCTTTGTTGATCTTTTGAATAGGTTTGATAATGGACAATTACACCATAATGTTGTGTTATACTAGTGGTGAAATTATTGATTGTGAGTTTGGGGTATGTTATAATCGTCCTCCTAAGAAAGGTGTTTCAATCAATAGTATAATAACATTTAATGAGTTAGAAACAAAATTGTGTCATGCTCTGAATATTAATCGTACTTACATCAAGTTAAATATGGTGTTCCGATATCCAATTCTCTTTCCAAATGGAAAAGGTACTGTTAATTATGTCCATTTGCCAATTCGAGATGATGGTGATGTGAGCATAATATTTACTGTTGTTGCACAATCTCCTTCTCCAAATACTATTGAAATGTATTGTCAAACTTCTTCAATTGATCATCACTTCATGCCAAGTAACTTTACTACCCCAATGCATATTGAAAGTCTAGGTCCAAGTCAACAAATGGTAGAAGAGAACACATCTTCCCCTATGTATATGCAAAGTTATGATAATGACATGGAACCTATAGTTATGGTAGATTTGGCAGGGGTTACTGATTGAA contains the following coding sequences:
- the LOC100254027 gene encoding kinesin-like protein KIN-7N, which gives rise to MEKICVAVRVRPPVAQETSSSTYWRVEDNRISLHKTLGTPISGVSHAFDHVFDQSCANARVYELLIKDIIHAAVEGFNGTAFAYGQTSSGKTYTMNGSESDPGIIHLAVKDVFRRIQMTADREFLIRVSYMEIYNEEINDLLAVENQKLQIHESLENGVFVAGLREEIVNGAEQVLKIIESGEVNRHFGETNMNARSSRSHTIFRMVIESKEKDSNYSSDYSSTDAVRVSVLNLVDLAGSERIAKTGAGGVRLKEGKHINKSLMVLGNVINKLSDGAKQRGHIPYRDSKLTRILQPALGGNAKTSIICTVAPEEVHIEETKGTLQFASRAKRITNCAQVNEILTDAALLKRQKLEIEELRKKLQGSHAEVLEQEILKLRNDMLKYELEHEKLATELEEERKSHKERDQWIREQQMKIDNLSSLVTLSDCDRKSSQDSARQSLKEESIDSHSTGHGDGFSTPCFKAVPNAFVVKRSNYSRLPDYSPLPDAISNVADEDTWLKMNKGYVADLDSLQITPARRVQSFPTSEATPGCSKENYKQEVQVLKRQLELAIEEKDQLERNHMEQILLNKQLTGEISELQREAQLIREIPHRLCESVANCKEIYKDVMSIMQSFVPDDESSTSKLLSSTSEIGTTLLSTLENHFSVSIDGNRTFPGNNSLIQEQCKVLCERLNKTITSLVLSEPSTVKPRHSRNLPCSCGYKGCALGGETACWKEKLDNELNTINEKYQSLEKELEHSNQLLEVSKERYHSLEREFHLLKDERDSLLQTVSKSTQKLALVTDQKENVSKELNTELQRRKDLEEEVKQFSVAFAHRQRSLMSFHSQFKSKIENLRGQNPVPIAKSLGY